A region of Allocoleopsis franciscana PCC 7113 DNA encodes the following proteins:
- the fni gene encoding type 2 isopentenyl-diphosphate Delta-isomerase has product MRETQTRKADHLRICLEEDVQFHKNTNGLERYRFTHCCLPELNRSEIDLTTTFLGKSLGVPLLISSMTGGTQQAKTINFRLAEIAQQYKLAMGVGSQRVAVENPQVADTFAVRSQAPDILLLANLGAVQLNYSYGLDECLRVVELLEADALILHLNPLQECIQPNGDINFRGLIDKIHNLCNKLPVPVIVKEVGNGISAAMAQKLIEAGVSAIDVAGAGGTSWAKVESERALNEQQRRLGLTFADWGLPTAECIVDIRAIAPKLPLIASGGLRNGLDVAKAIALGADLGGLAWPFLQAAAESTEAVDALVQLLIAELTTVLFCTSNATLAQLQHSNVLQKLA; this is encoded by the coding sequence ATGAGAGAAACCCAGACGCGGAAGGCAGACCACCTCAGGATTTGCCTGGAGGAAGACGTACAATTTCATAAAAATACGAATGGATTGGAACGTTACCGCTTCACCCACTGTTGTTTACCCGAACTGAACCGTAGTGAGATTGATCTAACAACTACCTTCTTGGGCAAATCGCTGGGAGTTCCCTTGCTGATTTCTTCGATGACCGGTGGTACCCAACAAGCGAAGACGATCAATTTTCGTCTGGCTGAGATAGCCCAACAGTATAAGCTGGCGATGGGGGTGGGTTCCCAACGGGTTGCGGTCGAGAATCCCCAGGTTGCCGATACCTTTGCCGTGCGATCGCAAGCTCCTGATATCCTCTTATTAGCGAATCTCGGTGCTGTTCAACTGAATTACAGTTACGGACTTGATGAGTGTCTGCGCGTGGTTGAACTTTTAGAAGCCGATGCCTTAATTTTGCATCTCAATCCTTTACAAGAGTGCATTCAGCCTAACGGGGACATTAATTTTAGAGGATTAATTGACAAAATTCACAATTTGTGTAATAAGCTCCCAGTCCCCGTGATTGTCAAAGAAGTAGGAAATGGCATTTCAGCCGCCATGGCGCAAAAGCTAATCGAGGCGGGAGTCAGTGCCATTGATGTGGCTGGGGCGGGTGGCACATCTTGGGCGAAGGTAGAAAGTGAGCGAGCCTTAAACGAACAACAGCGCCGCTTGGGACTAACCTTTGCCGACTGGGGACTGCCAACGGCGGAGTGCATTGTCGATATTCGAGCGATTGCCCCGAAGCTGCCGTTAATTGCGTCTGGGGGATTGCGGAATGGCTTAGATGTGGCAAAGGCGATCGCATTAGGTGCCGATCTTGGCGGTTTGGCATGGCCCTTCTTACAAGCTGCCGCTGAGTCAACCGAAGCCGTCGATGCCTTGGTGCAGCTATTAATCGCCGAACTCACCACCGTCCTTTTTTGCACCAGTAACGCTACTTTAGCTCAGCTCCAGCACTCTAACGTCTTGCAAAAGCTAGCATAA
- the pyrR gene encoding bifunctional pyr operon transcriptional regulator/uracil phosphoribosyltransferase PyrR, with protein MSTQIVNILSAEELRRTVNRLASQIIEQSGDLSQLVLVGIYTRGVVLAQLLVRQIEVLEQVSVPLGALDITFYRDDLDQIELRTPAKSDIACDLSGKTVILVDDVIYKGRTIRAALNAVTEYGRPQVIRLLVLVDRGHRELPIHPDFIGKHLSTASEEQVKVYFQDIDGRDGVELMRASKSDG; from the coding sequence ATGTCTACTCAAATTGTTAATATTCTTTCCGCTGAAGAACTACGCCGCACGGTCAACCGTTTGGCCTCGCAAATCATTGAGCAATCGGGAGATTTGTCTCAATTGGTACTGGTGGGTATTTACACCCGGGGTGTCGTTCTCGCTCAGCTACTGGTGCGTCAGATTGAAGTTTTAGAGCAGGTGTCGGTGCCTTTAGGCGCGCTAGATATTACCTTTTATCGAGATGATTTGGATCAGATTGAACTACGAACACCTGCAAAAAGCGATATTGCTTGCGATTTGTCTGGCAAAACAGTCATTCTTGTGGATGATGTCATTTATAAAGGACGGACGATTCGCGCCGCTCTAAATGCGGTAACGGAATACGGTAGACCCCAAGTGATTCGGTTATTGGTTTTGGTCGATAGAGGTCATCGTGAGTTACCCATTCATCCTGACTTCATCGGTAAGCATTTATCAACGGCTTCTGAAGAGCAGGTGAAGGTGTATTTCCAAGATATCGATGGGCGGGATGGTGTGGAGTTAATGAGAGCGTCTAAGTCTGATGGGTGA
- a CDS encoding peptidoglycan-binding domain-containing protein, producing METLAYVHLAASSESLESTQIRCFEQFNWKKLPSSAWIHLGAIAISLAVLGIASSSALALQTGNQGSQVTALQQKLTAAGFYKGQITGFYGSTTQEAVRRFQQDQGLPVDGIAGPNTISVLYGTSGGRSSLPIDILLRRGSRGTSVTQLQTTLKAQGFYQGPVTGYYGGLTEEAVRKFQQAKGLSIDGMAGSNTLSALGGNSDIGAILTGTQLQFGNSGSAVTQLQNRLSALGFYQGPITGFYSELTESAVRDFQRSRRLRVNGIADPTTLAALQGNLGSNSTTILRRGSQGQAVSQLQNRLRAVGVYNGPVTGYYGELTEAAVRKFQRSRGLSVNGIAGPTTLGALQNVSPHRNRTAIA from the coding sequence ATGGAAACACTTGCTTACGTACATTTGGCGGCATCTTCTGAAAGCCTCGAAAGCACACAAATCAGGTGCTTTGAGCAGTTCAACTGGAAAAAACTGCCGAGTTCCGCCTGGATACATTTGGGCGCAATAGCCATCTCCTTAGCGGTGTTGGGGATTGCCAGTAGTAGCGCTTTAGCCCTTCAAACAGGCAATCAGGGTTCACAAGTCACGGCTCTTCAGCAAAAATTGACAGCCGCTGGCTTCTACAAAGGACAGATTACTGGATTCTACGGATCGACCACCCAGGAAGCCGTTAGACGATTTCAGCAAGATCAGGGATTACCTGTGGATGGGATTGCAGGACCCAACACCATATCTGTTTTATATGGCACATCTGGCGGTAGGAGTAGCCTGCCCATCGATATCTTGTTGCGACGCGGCAGCCGGGGAACCTCTGTCACCCAGTTGCAAACTACCTTAAAAGCCCAAGGATTCTACCAAGGACCGGTGACGGGATACTATGGTGGGTTAACCGAGGAAGCGGTGAGGAAATTTCAGCAAGCCAAGGGATTATCAATCGATGGGATGGCTGGCTCCAATACCTTGTCAGCTTTAGGGGGTAATTCTGACATCGGTGCCATCCTGACAGGCACACAGCTACAGTTTGGTAACAGTGGTTCGGCTGTCACTCAACTGCAAAATCGGTTAAGCGCTTTAGGTTTCTACCAAGGGCCAATCACTGGATTTTATAGTGAGTTAACGGAGTCCGCCGTCAGAGATTTTCAGCGTTCTCGGAGACTGAGGGTGAATGGCATTGCTGACCCAACGACCTTGGCGGCATTACAGGGTAATCTTGGCAGTAACTCGACAACTATACTTCGGCGAGGTAGCCAGGGTCAGGCTGTGAGCCAACTGCAAAATCGATTGAGAGCTGTGGGTGTTTATAACGGGCCTGTGACTGGCTACTATGGGGAGTTGACGGAGGCAGCCGTGAGAAAATTTCAGAGATCTAGAGGATTAAGTGTCAATGGCATTGCTGGGCCAACCACTTTAGGGGCATTACAGAACGTTTCTCCCCATCGTAATCGTACAGCGATTGCTTAA
- the cbiB gene encoding adenosylcobinamide-phosphate synthase CbiB, with translation MDAKSFAAVPSIIAANSLPTATVLLMAASLDYIIGDPWGWPHPVRVMGWVISQYTQFVIQKWNRKQEQEPVTSKEGKDTTPSTEQEASTNIPEENSAVIQWQRRFAGILLAVGLILGSGLAGWLIVRGANWIHPWVGVVVESILLATCLAGRSLRNAAADVLQPLAAGQLIQARSQLSQYVGRDTEKLDEPEILRAILETVTENATDGVTAPLFYGIIGAFLPGVGSVPLALAYKAASTLDSMVGYRVEPYTDLGWFSAKLEDYLTWLPCRLTVTTLALLSGKPQQVWRLCLRDAIKDPSPNSGWSECAYAAILGVQVGGTNWYQGVAKSKPLLGDPVYPITGEKIDQALGLTRYCVLMWLGGAIAALFLIGQSVSGLNLQ, from the coding sequence ATGGATGCGAAAAGCTTTGCGGCTGTGCCCAGCATCATCGCGGCAAACTCACTTCCCACAGCTACTGTTTTACTGATGGCGGCTAGTTTGGATTACATCATAGGTGACCCTTGGGGCTGGCCTCATCCCGTGCGAGTCATGGGGTGGGTCATTTCTCAATACACTCAGTTTGTAATCCAAAAATGGAATCGGAAACAAGAGCAAGAGCCGGTCACCTCAAAAGAAGGGAAAGATACAACTCCTAGTACAGAGCAAGAGGCTTCGACTAACATCCCTGAAGAAAATTCTGCTGTTATTCAGTGGCAACGCCGTTTCGCTGGCATCCTATTAGCCGTTGGACTCATCCTAGGCAGCGGACTGGCTGGCTGGCTAATCGTTCGAGGTGCAAATTGGATTCATCCCTGGGTGGGTGTTGTGGTAGAAAGCATTTTACTTGCCACTTGTTTGGCAGGTCGAAGTTTACGAAATGCTGCCGCTGATGTATTACAACCCTTAGCCGCTGGGCAATTAATTCAGGCGCGTTCTCAATTAAGTCAGTATGTCGGTCGAGATACCGAAAAACTAGACGAACCAGAAATCCTGCGAGCGATTTTAGAGACGGTGACGGAAAATGCGACCGATGGGGTAACAGCGCCCTTGTTCTATGGCATTATCGGAGCCTTTTTGCCTGGAGTCGGGAGTGTTCCCCTGGCTCTTGCTTACAAAGCCGCCAGTACCCTAGATTCCATGGTCGGCTATCGTGTCGAGCCTTACACCGATTTGGGTTGGTTTAGCGCCAAACTCGAAGACTACCTCACCTGGTTACCCTGTCGATTAACCGTAACTACCCTGGCGCTGCTGTCCGGAAAACCCCAACAAGTCTGGCGTCTGTGCCTCCGTGATGCCATTAAAGACCCCAGCCCTAATTCCGGCTGGAGTGAGTGCGCTTATGCAGCCATTTTGGGCGTTCAAGTGGGAGGCACGAACTGGTATCAGGGTGTGGCAAAATCTAAACCCCTGTTGGGTGACCCGGTTTACCCGATTACAGGAGAAAAAATTGACCAAGCCTTAGGACTGACACGGTATTGTGTCTTAATGTGGTTGGGTGGTGCGATCGCCGCTTTATTCCTGATTGGGCAATCCGTTTCGGGTCTAAATCTTCAATAA